One region of Niallia sp. Man26 genomic DNA includes:
- a CDS encoding YolD-like family protein: protein MILKELARNRQLVINYYKNGLLQTCKGNVEMLNLHEQTIGLKDEKENILQIKLSWIHDITPTAG, encoded by the coding sequence ATGATCTTAAAGGAGCTGGCAAGAAATCGTCAACTAGTCATTAACTACTATAAAAATGGTCTTTTGCAGACATGCAAAGGCAATGTAGAAATGCTGAATCTGCATGAGCAGACAATTGGCTTAAAAGATGAAAAGGAAAATATCCTGCAGATAAAGCTATCATGGATACATGACATTACACCGACAGCAGGTTGA